GCGTCAATCAACAATTTGGTCTTTCGAACGTTAGGGTCACCGTTGATTATCCCCGATGACGAGTGGATTCGGATCGAACCCACGGAGTCGGCGGGAAACGTCTTGATGTGTGATCAACTCAGCATCGAGGGGCGCCCAGTCAAGGCCATTACTTACCGGATTGCCCAGCAACGAATTTCGTTTGCGGAATATCGGCACACGCATTTCTGGCAGCGGGTCGAGACCTCGTTCATCGGCCGGGAGCGCTCATGACGGCGTTTGCTTGGACGGTGGGTGGGACTAGTCCCGTGCACGTCCGGACCGTCTTGATGGCCCACGGGGTCACCCGAACCTATCTGAAACGGGTCAAGTTTCACGGGGGAGTTGTCACGTTGGACGGCCAAGCGGTACGTGTAATCGCCATGGCGCACCCGGGTCAGCAGGTGGGGTTACAGTTACCTCCGGAAGCGTCGAACGATCACGTGGCGGTGTCTCACGGGTCGTTAGATATTCTCTACGAAGATGAGCATTTTCTGGTGGTTAACAAGCCGGCTGAGATGGCGTCGGTGCCGTCGCATCTTTATCCAGACGATACATTAGCCAATCGGGTCAAGGGACACTTGATAGCGATTGATGCGCCTAGTAACGTTACGCATATTGTTACGCGGTTGGACCGGGAGACCAGTGGGGCGGTTTTATTCGCCAAACACCACTTTGCTCACTCTATTTTGGATAAGCAACTTAAATTAGGGCAACTCGACAAACGTTACATTGCAGTTGCCCGGGGCCGAGTACCGGTGGATCATCGGTTGATCGACCTGCCTATCGGTCGGGCCGGTGACTCGTTTATCAAGCGGCAGGTCCGCCCGGATGGCCGTGCCGCCACCACAGAATTATGGGTGCGTTCCCGGTCACAAACGGCTACGTTATTGGCCTTGAAGCTGCACACGGGACGGACTCATCAGATCCGGGTGCACTGCCAGGCGATCGGCCATCCGTTACTGGGAGATTGGTTGTACGGTCAGCCTACGAATCCGTGGATTCACCGCCAGGCCTTACACTGCGCGCGAGTACGGTTCTACCAGCCGTTTTTGGAACGATGGATTACCTGCTACGCCCCGCTACCCCCGGATATGGCCCGGGTCATCCGCCAAGAGAAGTTAATTTAGCTTAAAACGATATCTTTAACGCCCATTTTAGCGAACTGCTAGAATGGGCGTTTTTGAGCGAAAAAGTTGACGTGGCAAGGGTGGTTATCACTAAGGTGACTGGGGGGCGGCCAAACGTTTGACGCAATTTTGGAATCTATTATTTTATTTTTTGCGCAGAGAATTTTACAAATAAAAATAAATTTTACAAATAAAAAAGCCGTGTTTGCACAAAATAGTCAATGTGGATAGAAATGAAATGCGCTGATTTTTAATCCTAAGACGCGTACGCCAGCTAATTTTCAAAACTATGATTTTGAAAATTAAGAATGAAAAAGCGTATTGCAAGTACTTACTTGCAGCATTTTAAAAGCCTATAAATTGTGGGATGTACAAGGATTTAAGATGATGTTTTTGAAAATTAAGACGTCGATTAAAAATTTAATTTTCCGGAATAATTCGGCGTAAACCTGACAAACTAAAGATTTAATTTAAACAATTACAGTCAAATAATGTTCTCTGTTTAATGGTATACATAGTGTATGTGTGCTAGTATAACTCAATAAATAAGCGATTATCGATTGATTAATTGGTACTAGCAGCAGGTTGTGCTGCTGGCGAATCGCTTATCTACTTACTGAAATAATTATTCAGACTTATACCCCAGTGCAGATACAAGCTAAAGGAGGACGTCCTAAGTGAAATCCATGCGGAATAAAGCTGTGAACGGCGATCCTAAGTTGAGATATAAGATGTTTAAGGCAGGGAAGGTTTGGGTTTTTACCGCCATCACGTCATTCTCACTTTTAAGCGCCCCACAGTTGACCGGACATGCGGATACGACCAGTTAGGCAGATGACTCAGCAAGCGTTGATTCGGAGAGTATGAAGCATACTTCTGGGTCGCAAGCATCCCTAACCAGTGGGACCACGACAACCGATGCGACGACAACCTCATCGGCTAATTCACAAGCAACGACCACTAGCGAAACAGTTACTAATGAAGCGACAACGACTAATGACACAACGACTAGCAGTGCCAGCGCCGATAATCAAACGGTGGAAAGTACCACGGCCAGTTCAGCGGCAACTAGTGCTGCCACGACTGAATCGACAGCTAACGCCACGAGTGCCACTACGGCTGCCACGACGACCGCAGCCAGTGCGGCGGCCACGGCGGCTAATCAGACCACCGATAACGCGGCGGCCATTCAATCGGCGGCCGCTAGTTTAGCGGCGCAAACGGTGACGGATGTCACGTTGACCACGAACGTGACCTCGGCGGTTAGTCGCACGGTGACCACCAAGAAGAGTGTCACCACGACAGTCGCGACACCAGCGACTATTGATTCGACCAGTTCAGCTGCTACCGATGAGTCGAATTTCGATTCGATCGCTAATACGGTGACCAGCGCTGCGGCGGGGGCTTCATCGTCCGCGACGGCGGCTAACAGTTACGCCGAACTGGTCAACGTGACGGCCACGCAGACGGCCAATAGTGCAGCGCAGAGTGCTTATGCGGCCACTTCGACGGCCGCCGATTTGGCGTTGCATTACAATAGTTTGGCGTCCATGTATTTAAATGCGACTTCGGTATCGTCTAGCGCCGCAGACATGGCGACGAAATACGCGACCGCTTCGTTGGCCGCGGAATCTTACGCGTTAGTCGCCGTAAGTTATGCCAGTGATGCGTCCAGCGCGGCTAGTGCGGCCGAATTAGCGGCTGCGCAAAATATCAAGGACCTAATCAGCAGCACCAACAGTGCCACGTTCTCGGCCGCCAGTGCGGCTAACGAAGCCGCTAGCACGGCTTCGGCTGCGGCCAGTGCCGCGTACGAAGCCACGCAGTACGACAAGACCAATTCGGCGGCCTTATCGGCGTATTCGCAAGCTAACAGCGCCGCAATGGTGGCGTCCAGTGCGGCTATTACGGCGAACAGTCTTGCCAGCGCGGCGCAATCCGCTTACAACGCGGCCAATAGTGCGGCAACTAGCGGTGACTATTTAGCCGCTAGTGAGGCGCTGGTCACGGCCCGTGATTTAGCGAGCCAAGCTACGACCAACTACCAAGTTGCTAGCGACGCGGATAGTACCGCACAATCCGCTGCAAACGCTGCCATTGGAATGGCGGTCGTCAACGCCGCGAATTTGGCCAGCAGTAGTGCCCAGTTAGCTTCCAGTAGCGCAACGTTAGCTGCTAGTTACGCTAACGATGCCACCCAGTACAGCGGAGATCAGTCCGTTCTGTACGCGTCTACTGCGGCCAGTTACGCGGTCGATGCCCAGACGGCATCCACGATGGCTAGTAGTGCGGCCGCTGCGGCGGCAGTGGCAACCACCACTAAGGAAGCCAACTCCCTTTACCGGGTAGCATCTTCGGCAGCCAACACGGCCCAGGAAGCCATGCAGCAAGCCTCCAGCGCAGCGGCATTTGCCCAGTCGTTTGAAACCAACGTAACCAACCAGCAGACGGATACGGATAAAAACGTGACCACGACGTTGGCCATCGCAAACGATACGCTGAACGTGGGGGAAACGATTGGGTTGACCACTAGCTTGCAAAATAGTGGGGGGTACTCAACGTCCAAAGTGACCTACACCTGGTACGTGTCTTCGGATGGTCAGAACTGGATCGCAGTTGACGGGACTAATAGTACTTATACGGCGACGATGAATACCGCCGGAACCTACTATTATCAAGCGGTCGCCAGCGGAAGCAAGACCTTAATCATAGGGACCTCGTCCTTCTCCTCGGCGTCTAACGTGGTGACGGTAGTGGTCACGGATGCCAAGGGGGATTACACGACCCAGTCGACCAGTTCGGCGAACCTAGCCGGCGAATACGCCTCGGCGGCAGCGGCAGCGGCCAGTTCCGCGGTCGATAACATGTACGAAATCGCGGACATGAGCGGGATCACGGCGAGTTCTGTGGCCAATCAGGCCGTTAGCAGTGCCCAGGAAACCAACTCCTACGCCACGTTAGCCGAATCGGCGGCGACGGCGGCCAGTCAGGCGCAAAGCTTAGCGGCCGAAAATGAAGCGAGCCGCAACTATGAAGCAGCCAGCTCCTACGCGGCTATGGCGGCGAGTTCGGCAACGGCAGCCAGTTCCTACAATGTTCTGACCAGTACGGCGGCAACTAAAACGTTGAGCTTAGTGGACACCGCCCTAGAAAAGGCGGCCCAAGGTGAGGGCCAAGAGGGCACGGCAGACTATCTGGCCTCCAGTTACGCGGCAGCCGCGTCGGCTTCAGCCAGCGCGGCGGCTAGTGCGGCCGTGGCGGCGGGATCACACGCTAACAATGCCAATAATGCCTACTCGTCGGCACCGGGGATGAATTCGGCGGCCCTGGAGTATCTGAATCAGGCCAATTCTGCGGCCAGCACCGCCAGTTCCTTGGCGGCAGCCGCCAGCTCGGCCGCATCGTTAGCCGCGACGTTTACGGGGAAAGATTTTGCCTCGGCGTCCAGCGCAGCAGATGATGCAAACACTTACCTGATTTTGACTAAAGATAATCTAAGCGCAGCGTCTAGTGCAGCGGCAATGACGACCAAAACAGTGGTTGACACGCAGTTCTCCTATGCCGCGTCCATGGCCAGTGCCGCGAGTGTTGCAAATTCGCTTGCCAACTCGATGGGATACTCGGCCGCACAAGTGGCTAACTCTTTAGCAACGGCGAATACGGTGAACACCGCCTTAGGGGCTTCCTACACGGCTTTAACCAGTGCCTACGCGGAAGACGCGCAATCTGCGGCGACGTTAGGAATTGAAGCGGCTGCGGCAGCCAATAACTATATGACCATGGCATCTTCAGCCGTGGCGGCGGGTAACTTTAATGAAGCGAGTTCCTACGTTTCAGCGGCCAATGAGTCGGTCGCAGACGCGAGTTCCTATGCGGTAGAAGCGACGGCCGCTGCCGAATTAGCAAGCTCGGCGGCCATCGAAGCTCAGGCTTACTCGAACAATCTGGATGGTGGAAAATTCATTCCTAACGGGGATGCCGGCACCTTGTTTGGCTGGGTCATTACCGGGGGAATTACGCAACAGCCAACACCGGTTACCTCGACTACTTCGGGGAGCACGTTTACGTTAACGGGTGGTTCCAGAACCGGTTTAATGACAGTGAGCGCAACAACTAAATCGTTCTGGTACGTGCAGTATGAAGGCGTTTGGTACGACATGGATACGGCTCAGGAAAAAGGGATTATCGAGTCTTATTCCAAGAAGAGTAACACGAGCGTCTTGAACCTGGCGGATCTTTCTAACACGCTGACGGTAACCACCAAGAGCGACTTCACGGGAAGCTTAGTCTTCCAATTCCGAGGTGCTTACAGTTTGTCCCCTCAGCCACTGCCCGTATGGACGACAAACTTCTACAGTAATTTGGCTCAGGTTAACGTCTATGACAAGGACATCGCCGCAACAGGGATTGAA
Above is a window of Levilactobacillus zymae DNA encoding:
- a CDS encoding RluA family pseudouridine synthase — its product is MTAFAWTVGGTSPVHVRTVLMAHGVTRTYLKRVKFHGGVVTLDGQAVRVIAMAHPGQQVGLQLPPEASNDHVAVSHGSLDILYEDEHFLVVNKPAEMASVPSHLYPDDTLANRVKGHLIAIDAPSNVTHIVTRLDRETSGAVLFAKHHFAHSILDKQLKLGQLDKRYIAVARGRVPVDHRLIDLPIGRAGDSFIKRQVRPDGRAATTELWVRSRSQTATLLALKLHTGRTHQIRVHCQAIGHPLLGDWLYGQPTNPWIHRQALHCARVRFYQPFLERWITCYAPLPPDMARVIRQEKLI
- a CDS encoding KxYKxGKxW signal peptide domain-containing protein, whose protein sequence is MRNKAVNGDPKLRYKMFKAGKVWVFTAITSFSLLSAPQLTGHADTTS